In Flavobacterium sp. N3904, one DNA window encodes the following:
- a CDS encoding RNA polymerase sigma factor yields MPNKTKSNTCDEIIFSSFFKSQIKALRNFLFYKFGNINQAEDLAQEAFIKLWQNCASVPMEKAKSYIYTIANNSSLNEIAHQKVVLKYEKNFTGLDKTNENPEYLLEEKQFKIKLLKAIENLNEKQRIAFLMHRIDGKKYSEIALVLNISIKAVEKRIHLALLSLRKEIEL; encoded by the coding sequence ATGCCAAACAAAACCAAATCAAACACTTGTGACGAAATAATCTTTTCGTCTTTTTTTAAAAGTCAGATAAAAGCACTTAGAAATTTTCTTTTTTACAAATTTGGCAATATAAACCAGGCAGAAGATTTAGCTCAGGAAGCATTTATAAAACTTTGGCAAAACTGTGCTTCGGTTCCAATGGAAAAAGCAAAATCATATATATATACAATTGCAAATAATAGCAGTCTCAACGAAATTGCACATCAAAAAGTTGTTTTAAAATATGAAAAAAACTTCACTGGTTTGGATAAAACAAATGAAAATCCAGAATATCTTTTGGAAGAAAAACAATTTAAAATCAAACTTTTGAAAGCTATTGAGAACTTAAACGAAAAGCAACGCATTGCCTTTTTGATGCATCGAATTGATGGAAAAAAATACAGCGAAATTGCTTTGGTTTTAAATATTAGTATAAAGGCAGTAGAAAAGCGGATTCATTTGGCTTTGCTAAGCTTACGCAAGGAAATTGAGTTATGA
- a CDS encoding FecR family protein, with amino-acid sequence MKKDRLLAKWLNNDLSEDEVAEFKASPDFEKYQKIKNYTEHLEVADLDENAMLSNILKQKKTTPKIVPLYKKWMFRVAAVFVLALGITFLLKNFVPQTQIANFGEKTTFSLPDNSEVVLNSGSEINYKKWNWDNNRRLELKGEAYFRVSKGRRFEVQTNLGKVTVLGTQFNVKARKNRFDVVCYEGRVKVNYANTQILLTHGQSVSFENGKQVNMRVNSLKPEWTENQICFYKENIRAILDEVERQYNVTIELNTKDTNSLFTGKLPSKDLDVALQIINTTYHLKGIKVAKNKIIFDKK; translated from the coding sequence ATGAAAAAAGATCGCTTATTAGCAAAATGGCTCAACAATGATTTGTCGGAAGATGAAGTGGCTGAATTTAAAGCAAGTCCCGATTTCGAAAAATACCAAAAAATTAAAAATTATACGGAACATTTGGAGGTAGCTGATTTGGATGAAAACGCAATGTTATCAAACATACTTAAGCAGAAAAAAACGACTCCAAAAATAGTGCCTTTATACAAAAAATGGATGTTTCGAGTTGCAGCCGTCTTTGTCCTTGCACTTGGAATTACCTTTTTGTTGAAAAATTTTGTACCCCAAACACAAATAGCCAATTTTGGAGAAAAAACAACTTTTTCATTGCCTGATAATTCTGAAGTGGTGCTAAATTCCGGCTCTGAAATAAACTATAAAAAATGGAACTGGGATAACAACAGACGTCTTGAACTAAAAGGAGAAGCGTATTTCAGGGTATCCAAAGGCAGACGGTTTGAAGTACAGACCAATCTTGGAAAAGTAACGGTTTTAGGAACTCAATTTAATGTGAAAGCCAGAAAAAACAGATTTGATGTAGTGTGTTATGAAGGACGTGTAAAGGTAAATTATGCAAATACTCAAATACTGTTGACTCACGGACAAAGCGTTAGTTTTGAAAACGGAAAACAAGTGAACATGAGGGTGAATTCATTGAAACCAGAATGGACAGAAAATCAAATTTGTTTTTATAAAGAAAATATCAGGGCCATATTAGACGAAGTAGAAAGGCAATACAATGTTACAATCGAATTAAATACGAAAGACACAAACTCCCTATTTACAGGAAAATTACCAAGTAAAGATTTGGATGTAGCCTTACAAATCATTAATACTACCTATCATTTAAAAGGAATAAAAGTCGCAAAAAATAAAATAATTTTTGACAAAAAATAA